The Pyramidobacter porci genome includes a region encoding these proteins:
- a CDS encoding AEC family transporter: MLNGFLLILPIMCCIMTGWILKRAGVLNDEGGAQMGRVVFYVAAPCLIFRITLSLGSRDFDDVNFILVLYGGYLGMILCAWLSERFRRGDARRKAASVMMAVRSNNMFMGMPAVIMLWGESALEYYGRFMALSVAGFEIFSALSGLIVLHGGLKKDSLRRVLRSFSRNPVVLSIALGALWNVGVGLPLPRWLDLSLKILGDLGTGLALVTLGMKLKPGELRRDLLQVWPDVIVRLLVSPLILVLGFRFFPARPEMVKTCILVMAMPVAMNTFPMAEAMGMDGDYTARAVMVSTMLSVLTLPLVIRFLL, translated from the coding sequence ATGCTCAACGGTTTTCTGTTGATCCTGCCCATCATGTGCTGCATCATGACGGGCTGGATTTTAAAGCGCGCGGGGGTCTTGAACGACGAGGGCGGCGCGCAGATGGGGCGCGTCGTCTTTTATGTGGCCGCGCCCTGCTTGATATTCCGCATCACGCTGTCGCTCGGTTCCCGCGATTTTGACGACGTCAATTTCATTCTTGTGCTGTACGGCGGCTACCTGGGCATGATCCTCTGCGCCTGGCTGAGCGAGCGTTTCCGGCGCGGCGACGCACGGCGCAAAGCGGCCTCGGTGATGATGGCGGTCCGCTCGAACAACATGTTTATGGGCATGCCGGCCGTGATCATGCTCTGGGGTGAAAGCGCGCTCGAATATTACGGGCGTTTCATGGCGCTTTCCGTGGCGGGCTTTGAAATTTTTTCTGCCCTCAGCGGCCTGATCGTGCTTCACGGCGGCCTGAAAAAGGATTCTCTGCGGCGCGTTCTCCGCTCGTTCTCCCGCAATCCCGTGGTGCTCAGCATCGCGCTGGGAGCGCTGTGGAATGTGGGCGTCGGCCTGCCTCTGCCGCGCTGGCTCGACCTGTCGCTGAAGATCCTCGGCGACCTCGGTACCGGGCTGGCGCTGGTAACGCTGGGCATGAAGCTCAAGCCCGGGGAGCTGCGGCGCGATCTGCTTCAGGTCTGGCCCGACGTGATCGTGCGCCTGCTCGTTTCGCCGCTGATCCTCGTGCTGGGTTTCAGATTTTTCCCGGCTCGGCCCGAGATGGTGAAAACCTGTATCCTCGTCATGGCCATGCCGGTGGCCATGAACACGTTTCCAATGGCCGAAGCCATGGGCATGGACGGCGATTACACGGCCCGCGCCGTCATGGTCAGCACGATGCTGTCGGTGCTGACGCTGCCGCTGGTGATTCGCTTCCTGTTATGA